The proteins below are encoded in one region of Synechococcus sp. MU1643:
- a CDS encoding penicillin-binding protein 2: MTRLSGHRPVRSRRSRARVVPLTQVPPKRLWIIFWILAAGLLGLVGRMAWLQLVQAPDLEQRARQLQTQRTQPLGQRRPIVDRTGRLVAMDEKRFRLWAHPRYFNMPGDAPNLVRPAEDVAEVLADPLARSVPALLKVMGTQASGIKLAEELDPETADRIRALGISGLDLEAYPQRVYPQAALFANVVGFLNAERQPQAGLEQSRDGDLARHEQTQYLRRGADGTPLPANLAPGAFYGDDLRLQLTLDSRLQQVALNALAEQVAKWKAQKGAAIVMDATNGELLVLASTPTYDPNRYWDFPTGRFREWSVQDLYEPGSTFKPINLALALQDGAIQATDRVNDVGKLMIGGWPINNHDKKAHGLVDFATVLQVSSNVGMVQAMRRLDDDAYWNWMERLGINQRPDTDLPGAVAGQLKSKKQFISQPIEPATTAFGQGFSLTPLKLVQLHGMLANGGKLISPHITRGFRSGDALAPAAAPSGHQVLNSEVTRTVLQWMESVVDQGSGKGAKTPGYRIGGKTGTAQKALNGIYLPGAKICSFVATLPIEDPRYVVFVVVDEPQGENAYGSTVAVPVAKQIIDALLVVERIAPSKPAELNKLFNS; encoded by the coding sequence ATGACGCGGCTGTCAGGGCATCGACCCGTCCGTTCGCGGCGTTCCCGCGCGCGGGTCGTTCCTTTGACCCAGGTTCCCCCCAAGCGGCTTTGGATCATTTTCTGGATCCTGGCTGCAGGCCTGCTGGGGTTGGTAGGTCGTATGGCCTGGCTGCAGTTGGTGCAAGCCCCCGATCTGGAGCAGCGTGCCCGTCAGCTGCAAACGCAGCGCACCCAACCCTTGGGGCAACGGCGACCGATTGTCGATCGCACCGGACGCCTGGTCGCGATGGATGAAAAGCGGTTTCGGCTCTGGGCCCATCCCCGCTACTTCAACATGCCGGGAGATGCCCCAAATCTCGTCCGCCCTGCCGAGGATGTGGCGGAGGTGTTGGCCGATCCCTTGGCTCGTTCCGTACCTGCGCTGCTGAAGGTCATGGGGACCCAGGCCTCGGGGATCAAATTGGCTGAGGAGCTGGATCCGGAGACGGCCGATCGCATCCGTGCCCTAGGAATAAGCGGTCTGGATCTGGAGGCCTATCCCCAGCGGGTGTATCCCCAGGCGGCGTTGTTCGCCAACGTGGTGGGCTTTCTCAATGCGGAGCGGCAACCTCAAGCAGGTCTTGAACAGAGCCGTGATGGTGATCTGGCTCGCCATGAGCAAACCCAATATCTCCGCCGCGGCGCTGACGGCACGCCGTTGCCGGCCAACCTCGCCCCGGGAGCCTTTTATGGCGATGATTTGCGCCTGCAGCTGACGCTGGATTCGAGGCTCCAGCAGGTAGCACTCAACGCTCTTGCTGAGCAGGTTGCCAAGTGGAAAGCCCAAAAGGGTGCCGCGATCGTGATGGATGCCACCAATGGTGAGCTGTTGGTGCTGGCATCGACACCCACCTACGATCCCAACCGCTACTGGGATTTCCCCACCGGGCGGTTTCGGGAATGGTCCGTTCAGGATCTCTATGAACCGGGTTCGACGTTCAAGCCGATCAATCTGGCTTTGGCACTACAGGACGGCGCCATTCAGGCGACGGATAGGGTGAATGACGTGGGCAAGCTCATGATCGGTGGTTGGCCGATCAACAACCACGACAAAAAAGCGCATGGTTTGGTGGATTTCGCCACCGTGCTGCAGGTGTCAAGCAACGTCGGCATGGTCCAAGCCATGCGCCGTCTTGACGACGATGCCTACTGGAACTGGATGGAGCGTCTTGGCATCAATCAGCGTCCCGACACCGACCTACCTGGAGCGGTGGCCGGACAGCTCAAGAGCAAGAAGCAGTTCATCAGTCAGCCGATCGAGCCGGCGACGACGGCCTTTGGTCAGGGGTTTTCGCTGACGCCGCTCAAGCTGGTCCAGCTTCACGGGATGCTGGCCAATGGTGGCAAGTTGATCAGTCCCCACATCACCCGTGGCTTCCGTTCGGGTGATGCCTTGGCACCTGCGGCGGCACCCAGTGGTCACCAGGTTCTGAATTCGGAGGTCACGCGCACGGTGCTCCAGTGGATGGAATCTGTTGTGGATCAGGGCAGTGGCAAGGGTGCGAAAACGCCCGGCTACCGAATTGGTGGCAAAACGGGAACGGCGCAGAAGGCCCTGAATGGGATCTATCTGCCAGGGGCCAAGATCTGCAGCTTTGTAGCGACTTTGCCGATTGAGGATCCCCGTTACGTGGTGTTTGTGGTGGTAGATGAGCCCCAAGGTGAAAACGCCTATGGCTCCACCGTGGCCGTTCCCGTCGCCAAGCAGATTATTGATGCCTTGCTGGTTGTGGAGCGCATTGCTCCCTCAAAACCTGCTGAATTGAACAAGCTTTTCAACAGCTGA
- the lepB gene encoding signal peptidase I — MKGRVSAMWEFWAPFLFTVSLYLLLRQFAFEARYIPSGSMLPGLQVGDKLIVEKLSYRSRPPQRGEIVVFNSPSAFDPVWKLEAGQPNPLKCGFVTFPGISWVVDRVLLQRYPECEAWIKRVVGVPGDVLEVNGRGAVSINGTAFNEPYVTNFCSDRDGMIGCKGLYAVVPEDKVVVLGDNRRNSQDARRWPGGPFLPDDQIIGRAVFRFWPPSRIGPLSN, encoded by the coding sequence GTGAAGGGCAGAGTGAGCGCGATGTGGGAGTTCTGGGCCCCATTTCTGTTCACGGTTTCGCTTTATCTCCTGCTTCGGCAGTTCGCCTTTGAAGCCCGCTACATCCCTTCGGGATCGATGCTGCCGGGTCTTCAGGTCGGCGACAAGTTGATCGTCGAGAAGCTGTCGTACCGCTCACGACCTCCTCAGCGGGGAGAGATCGTTGTGTTCAATTCTCCCAGTGCCTTCGATCCCGTTTGGAAGTTGGAGGCGGGGCAACCCAATCCACTGAAGTGCGGCTTCGTCACCTTCCCGGGCATCAGCTGGGTTGTGGATCGTGTGCTGTTGCAGCGCTATCCCGAATGTGAGGCTTGGATCAAACGGGTGGTGGGTGTTCCTGGTGATGTCTTGGAGGTCAACGGCCGTGGTGCCGTGAGCATTAACGGCACGGCCTTCAACGAGCCTTACGTCACCAACTTCTGCTCCGATCGCGACGGAATGATCGGCTGCAAGGGCCTGTATGCCGTTGTTCCCGAAGACAAAGTTGTTGTTCTGGGCGACAACCGCCGCAACAGCCAGGATGCTCGTCGCTGGCCGGGCGGCCCGTTTTTGCCTGACGATCAGATCATTGGGCGTGCCGTTTTCCGCTTCTGGCCTCCTTCGCGCATCGGTCCGCTCAGCAACTGA
- a CDS encoding type II CAAX endopeptidase family protein, with translation MPSSPQPVSPRWKGLLAALSLSLAGFIWFSGLIDSLSRPSVAPALSLQQQELTLLAEPAVPPPLRDALLGESPRDALLKALVGISPEQRNERQQQMLLLLQGQGSASADLARDADDPLLQQLHCEAGVSDPTLCIDASAAGKAAFRLALSTVLPLVTALLGGLLLLGQAWRLLRGRLMAWPDVQGPELTLVDMALLVAGGFVVISAVGVPLVAFPLVGALTVGLGSPRREAVSVVINYGVMALPSLLILWRQLRSLPKERAPLGGWMLWRVRPLLSALRDALAGWLMVTPVVMLTGWLLVRLVGDPGGSNPLLELVLGSRDPLALALLALTAVVLAPLFEETIFRGALLPVLATRLGPLPGVLLSGLLFAMAHISVGELAPLTVLGVGLGLVRLRSGRLWPSVLMHGLWNAVTFLNLLLL, from the coding sequence GTGCCCAGTTCCCCACAACCGGTTTCCCCGCGCTGGAAGGGACTTCTGGCGGCCTTGTCCCTTTCTTTGGCTGGTTTTATCTGGTTTTCGGGCTTGATTGACAGCCTTTCGCGACCTTCGGTGGCACCGGCCCTGAGTCTTCAGCAGCAGGAGCTGACGCTTCTTGCTGAACCAGCAGTGCCTCCCCCGTTGCGGGACGCCCTCCTCGGGGAGTCGCCACGTGATGCGCTGCTTAAGGCCCTGGTGGGAATCAGCCCAGAGCAGCGCAATGAGCGGCAGCAACAGATGCTTCTGTTGTTGCAGGGTCAAGGTTCCGCATCAGCGGACCTTGCACGCGATGCCGACGATCCTTTGCTCCAGCAGCTGCACTGCGAAGCGGGGGTCTCTGATCCGACGCTCTGCATCGATGCTTCAGCCGCGGGGAAAGCGGCGTTCCGTTTGGCCCTCAGCACGGTGCTGCCCCTGGTGACGGCCCTGCTCGGTGGCCTGCTGTTGCTTGGTCAGGCCTGGCGTTTGCTGCGAGGCCGGCTGATGGCCTGGCCAGATGTTCAGGGGCCGGAGCTGACCCTGGTCGACATGGCGCTTCTGGTGGCGGGTGGCTTCGTCGTGATCAGTGCTGTTGGCGTTCCACTGGTGGCGTTTCCGCTGGTGGGTGCACTGACGGTGGGGCTGGGCAGTCCTCGTCGTGAAGCCGTCAGCGTGGTGATCAACTACGGCGTGATGGCCCTGCCGAGCCTGCTGATCCTTTGGCGGCAACTGCGTTCGTTGCCCAAGGAGAGGGCACCGCTTGGCGGATGGATGCTGTGGCGCGTGCGTCCGCTGCTCTCAGCTCTGCGCGATGCGCTGGCGGGCTGGTTGATGGTGACGCCGGTGGTGATGCTCACGGGGTGGTTGCTCGTGCGCCTGGTGGGGGATCCCGGGGGTAGCAATCCGCTGTTGGAGTTGGTGCTGGGCAGCCGTGATCCGCTTGCCCTGGCCTTGCTTGCTCTCACTGCGGTTGTGCTGGCGCCGCTGTTTGAGGAGACGATTTTTCGCGGTGCCTTACTGCCGGTGTTGGCGACCCGGCTCGGTCCCCTCCCGGGGGTCCTGCTCAGTGGCCTGTTGTTTGCCATGGCCCACATCAGTGTTGGCGAGTTGGCGCCACTCACTGTGTTGGGGGTTGGGCTTGGCTTGGTGCGGCTGCGCAGCGGACGCCTGTGGCCCTCGGTGCTGATGCATGGGCTGTGGAACGCCGTGACGTTCCTGAATCTGCTGCTGCTCTGA
- a CDS encoding histidine phosphatase family protein: MPLRLLLVRHGLSSFNKERRIQGRDDLSNLSEEGHEQARALGRSLQDVSIQAIYSSPLQRAAATTASLLEAKGRQTPGPVFDDGLLEVDLEPWSGQTIDELTQGSTEAYKIWKQRPMELELQRRDGSSYKPLPELMEQARDFISNLLERHPAKGNDTVLVVAHNAILRCLMMVLLGEPDQGFRRLRVDNTSLSIFNLRPGENGPQVQIECLNSTTHLQPLPERGKNARLILVRHGETDWNKAGRFQGQIDIPLNENGRHQAAAARDFLKDIPIDRAWSSTLSRPTETAQIILEAHPDVPLTQIDGLVEIGHGLWEGKLESEIREGWSELLDTWKRAPETVQMPEGETIQDVWARSVRSWGEIAGELKPEETVLVVAHDAVNKTILCDLLGLTPADIWAVKQGNGGVTVVDIAADPGQPAVVTCLNLTSHFGSVIDRTAAGAL, from the coding sequence GTGCCCCTTCGTCTTCTTCTGGTCCGCCACGGTCTCAGCAGTTTCAACAAGGAACGGCGCATCCAGGGCCGTGATGATCTCTCGAACCTCAGCGAGGAGGGGCATGAGCAGGCCAGGGCCCTGGGCCGCTCGCTCCAGGACGTGAGCATCCAGGCCATCTACAGCTCTCCTTTGCAGAGGGCGGCGGCAACCACTGCGAGCCTGCTGGAGGCAAAAGGCAGGCAGACACCGGGTCCCGTCTTTGACGACGGACTGCTGGAAGTGGATCTGGAGCCCTGGTCCGGCCAGACCATTGACGAGCTGACTCAAGGCTCAACGGAGGCCTACAAGATCTGGAAGCAGCGGCCTATGGAACTGGAGCTCCAGCGTCGTGATGGTTCGAGCTACAAGCCACTGCCTGAACTGATGGAACAGGCGCGGGACTTCATCAGCAACCTGTTGGAGCGCCATCCCGCCAAAGGCAACGACACGGTGCTGGTGGTGGCCCACAACGCCATCCTGCGCTGCCTGATGATGGTGTTGCTGGGGGAACCCGACCAAGGCTTCCGGCGTCTCCGCGTCGACAACACCTCCCTTTCCATCTTCAACCTCCGGCCGGGAGAGAACGGCCCCCAGGTGCAGATCGAATGCTTAAACAGCACCACGCATCTGCAACCGCTGCCGGAGAGGGGCAAAAACGCCAGGCTGATTTTGGTGCGACACGGCGAAACCGACTGGAACAAAGCCGGGCGCTTCCAGGGGCAGATCGATATTCCGCTCAATGAAAACGGTCGCCATCAAGCCGCGGCCGCCCGCGATTTCCTCAAAGACATCCCCATCGATCGGGCCTGGAGCAGCACGCTGTCGCGCCCAACCGAAACGGCCCAGATCATTCTCGAGGCGCATCCCGATGTACCCCTGACTCAGATCGACGGCCTGGTGGAGATCGGACACGGTCTCTGGGAAGGCAAGCTCGAATCCGAGATCAGAGAGGGCTGGTCGGAGCTGCTGGACACCTGGAAACGTGCTCCGGAAACCGTGCAGATGCCTGAGGGGGAAACCATCCAGGACGTGTGGGCCCGTTCCGTCCGGAGCTGGGGAGAGATCGCTGGCGAGCTGAAGCCTGAGGAAACGGTGCTGGTGGTCGCCCACGACGCCGTCAACAAAACGATCCTCTGCGATCTGTTGGGGCTGACCCCAGCCGATATCTGGGCCGTCAAACAGGGCAACGGTGGCGTCACGGTGGTCGACATTGCCGCCGATCCAGGCCAGCCTGCAGTGGTGACCTGCCTCAACCTCACCTCCCATTTCGGAAGCGTGATTGACCGCACGGCAGCAGGCGCTCTCTGA
- a CDS encoding dihydroorotase, which yields MNDTLLLDPVRVLRGPGDSVQRGAVLIHRGVLVGFDDQARQQALGLGIKASPAPAQLVAPCLVDPHSILETPFSGDQETAVSLRHCAAAGGYGQIALIPRSSSWRDCPERLQGFRLDQDQTATVRLHLWGGFSRGGKADELAPHGDLLEHGAIGLADDDAMIPTPLLERGLLLGEMGGCPVLVAPRDPDLQGEGLLREGVETLRAGWPADPITSETVPLSQLLLLHQRHPERQLRLMNLSTAAAVQQLSGCDSPPLSSVSWWHLLTDRSMLASSNPGWRVCPSLGGPDDRQQLIQALYRRTITAVAVHAVPLDAEDMLLPGDQRPAGLSGHHLVLPALWNALVRPGRWTVEDLWQALSFGPSALIDQPTEQLEHGSRRWLLFDPDQSWTISSNTPGAPRAANIPWIGRELQGRVVACGLSC from the coding sequence ATGAACGACACCTTGCTGCTGGATCCGGTTCGCGTCCTGCGTGGCCCCGGAGATTCGGTTCAGCGCGGTGCAGTCCTGATCCACCGAGGGGTGCTCGTCGGCTTTGACGACCAGGCCCGGCAGCAGGCCCTCGGCCTGGGCATCAAAGCCAGTCCAGCACCGGCTCAACTGGTTGCCCCCTGCCTGGTGGATCCCCATTCCATCCTTGAGACCCCCTTCAGTGGAGATCAAGAAACAGCCGTGAGCCTGCGGCACTGTGCAGCCGCAGGGGGCTACGGCCAGATTGCCCTAATTCCCCGCAGCAGCAGCTGGCGCGATTGTCCTGAGCGGCTCCAGGGATTCCGCCTCGATCAGGATCAGACGGCAACGGTTCGCCTGCACCTTTGGGGCGGCTTCAGCCGCGGCGGCAAGGCCGATGAACTTGCTCCCCATGGCGATCTTCTCGAACACGGTGCCATCGGACTGGCGGACGATGACGCCATGATTCCAACCCCGTTGCTGGAACGGGGACTGCTGCTCGGAGAGATGGGGGGATGCCCGGTGCTCGTGGCACCCCGGGATCCCGATCTGCAAGGGGAGGGTTTGCTGCGGGAAGGGGTGGAGACGCTGCGGGCCGGATGGCCAGCGGATCCGATCACCAGCGAGACCGTTCCTCTCAGCCAGTTGCTGCTGCTGCATCAACGCCATCCGGAACGACAACTGCGGCTGATGAACCTCTCCACGGCAGCCGCGGTGCAACAACTTTCAGGCTGCGATTCCCCTCCCTTGAGCAGCGTGAGCTGGTGGCATCTTCTGACCGACCGCAGCATGCTGGCCAGCAGCAACCCGGGCTGGCGTGTTTGTCCATCCCTCGGTGGACCAGACGATCGCCAGCAGTTGATCCAGGCTCTTTATCGGCGAACGATTACTGCCGTGGCTGTCCACGCTGTGCCTCTGGATGCCGAGGACATGCTGCTGCCAGGTGATCAGCGCCCCGCAGGCCTCAGCGGCCACCATTTGGTGCTTCCTGCGCTGTGGAATGCCCTGGTGCGGCCTGGACGCTGGACCGTGGAAGATCTTTGGCAGGCCCTCAGCTTTGGGCCGTCGGCGCTGATCGACCAGCCCACTGAACAGCTTGAGCATGGCAGCCGGCGCTGGCTGCTGTTCGATCCCGATCAAAGCTGGACCATCAGCAGCAACACCCCTGGAGCACCGCGTGCTGCCAACATCCCTTGGATAGGCCGGGAGCTTCAGGGACGGGTTGTGGCCTGTGGCCTCAGTTGCTGA